Proteins encoded in a region of the Dreissena polymorpha isolate Duluth1 chromosome 6, UMN_Dpol_1.0, whole genome shotgun sequence genome:
- the LOC127834782 gene encoding uncharacterized protein LOC127834782: MGRGFQRGRGLERGRGRNQAKYARKNTKYGRFQRARGRGISERDRGKNQAKYVRGKSDTSFMHNGITQHDRPLNCYTDLDMPVDEEENYLEDIRIGNPKLTHEVELEKRTEEQRHERSVNDDPIKDLEGNRVETPKLTHEEELERRTEKQQHVRSVNDGQTTELKGKRVNKHNQTHEKQSPRSTDYERDTYSSKLQAVNDFHGDLRLYIRQRKCMEFPDNEDRPMGSGHDTDDGKHEDVKSYQRYRSIEGRDEERPIGCFGIKSNGLYFDQDCLARVANDRHVDELNLPIDGDDSVQHYNNRVDGRKSNKSHLDERNSLHGKINTYSSNSPYGSRQSFKENIDLHQSHDRDFSIITHSNFGDHERNRMYGERKNNESPSTFYYDRKKSNERDEINSRLFQLGGKRGMSQGSNYDYKGGDNGRKDNTAREFKRERHEHIRVDEREHENLLHVRVDDKDMFLPRRSPLNSVKNYSLNGLQARNDAVKHERYISIWDSEKYEARRHFKEDSRTERRDDSRSFDNHYLPNQLSRYDQVRDPHVEHVTNMLTANKDERGFDNPRYDDRNQMPDAYFHCCDGLPRDHMIYLDNGFCDGNSNSRDLYNEMRDQLNVEELQRGQNGDPFDERVCLSNVQRKMHDEELVMHTKHRDFNADTELEGNRSTQSCIIDEISSGNHCPAELLLTQGGSHASRKRKRDFDSKIVKKTNRKRKSRSDIRKRMRTNENDRRSPPGNDGQRFITEEYMEKANTEILVPLGTEIVKAALNHPSPCASFDYLCNNTYQGREFETKYCLKTFVQKMFEDTGIKITEDGIEIPKVKIKICQTYTKFIRHDHVCKDIHICKFFMIGRCNKGDRCPRLHNLRHTRNNLVLKRKNIDKLPDSIVLELCRHIDNRNWTTLPIVCKFYNNEACKHGDRCHHLHICKFYIADDCKFGEACKRNHRFQSLQTRNVLENFGIENIQEEEIKIIMQMAVKKRRAYEKKNGSNSPIETFLDAHF, from the coding sequence ATGGGTCGTGGATTTCAACGAGGAAGAGGTTTGGAAAGAGGTCGAGGAAGAAACCAAGCTAAGTATGctagaaaaaatacaaaatatggtaggTTTCAAAGAGCTAGAGGTCGCGGTATTTCGGAAAGAGATCGAGGAAAAAACCAAGCAAAGTATGTACGTGGCAAATCAGATACGTCTTTCATGCATAATGGAATAACCCAACACGATAGACCTTTAAATTGCTACACAGACCTGGACATGCCTGTCGATGAAGAGGAGAACTATTTAGAGGATATACGGATAGGTAATCCTAAGTTAACGCATGAAGTAGAGTTGGAAAAAAGAACAGAagaacaacgacatgaacgttctGTTAACGATGACCCGATAAAAGATTTGGAGGGCAATCGGGTAGAAACTCCTAAGTTAACGCATGAAGAAGAGTTGGAAAGAAGAACAGAGAAACAACAACATGTACGTTCTGTTAACGATGGCCAGACAACAGAATTGAAGGGCAAACGGGTAAACAAACATAACCAAACGCACGAAAAACAGTCGCCAAGAAGTACTGATTACGAGAGAGATACATACAGCAGTAAGCTGCAAGCTGTGAACGATTTTCATGGAGATCTGAGACTTTACATACGTCAAAGGAAATGTATGGAGTTTCCAGATAATGAAGACAGACCGATGGGATCTGGCCATGACACGGATGATGGAAAACACGAAGATGTCAAATCCTATCAAAGATATCGGTCGATTGAGGGAAGAGACGAAGAAAGACCAATTGGCTGCTTTGGCATAAAATCAAACGGTTTATATTTCGACCAAGATTGTTTGGCCAGAGTAGCAAACGATAGACATGTTGATGAACTTAATTTACCAATTGACGGAGATGACAGCGTACAACATTACAATAATCGAGTGGATGGCAGAAAGTCAAACAAGAGTCATCTCGATGAACGGAATAGTTTGCAtggcaaaataaatacatacagtTCAAATTCTCCATATGGAAGTCGACAAAGTTTCAAAGAAAACATTGACCTGCATCAAAGTCATGATCGAGATTTTTCAATCATAACACATTCAAATTTTGGAGACCATGAAAGGAATAGAATGTACGGagaaagaaaaaataatgaaaGTCCAAGTACTTTTTATTATGACCGTAAAAAGTCGAATGAAAGAGATGAAATAAACAGCAGGCTTTTTCAACTAGGCGGTAAACGAGGCATGTCACAGGGTTCAAATTATGACTATAAGGGAGGGGACAACGGACGAAAAGATAATACTGCACGAGAATTTAAAAGAGAAAGACATGAACATATAAGAGTTGATGAACGTGAGCATGAAAACTTATTGCATGTAAGAGTTGATGACAAAGACATGTTCTTGCCAAGACGGAGTCCCCTCAACTCTGTAAAAAATTATAGTTTGAATGGACTCCAAGCAAGAAACGATGCAGTAAAACATGAAAGATACATTTCAATTTGGGATTCTGAAAAATACGAAGCTAGAAGGCATTTTAAGGAAGATTCACGAACAGAAAGGCGGGATGATTCTAGAAGTTTTGACAACCACTATTTGCCAAATCAGCTCAGCAGATATGATCAAGTACGTGACCCACATGTTGAACATGTGACAAACATGTTGACAGCAAACAAGGATGAGAGAGGATTTGATAACCCACGATACGACGACCGAAATCAAATGCCGGATGCTTATTTTCATTGTTGCGATGGTCTACCGCGTGACCACATGATTTATTTAGATAATGGTTTTTGTGATGGGAATAGCAACTCTCGCGACTTGTATAATGAAATGAGGGACCAGTTGAATGTCGAAGAGCTGCAAAGAGGTCAGAATGGTGATCCATTTGACGAGCGAGTTTGTTTGAGTAATGTGCAACGAAAAATGCATGATGAAGAATTAGTAATGCACACAAAACATCGCGACTTTAACGCAGACACTGAACTAGAGGGCAACAGAAGCACTCAGTCTTGTATAATTGACGAGATTTCATCAGGAAATCATTGTCCAGCGGAATTGTTACTGACACAAGGTGGTAGTCACGCATCACGAAAACGTAAACGAGATTTTGATTCCAAAATTGTAAAGAAAACCAACCGAAAACGGAAGTCGCGTTCAGACATTAGGAAACGTATGCGGACTAATGAAAACGACAGGAGATCGCCACCCGGTAATGATGGCCAACGGTTTATTACGGAAGAGTACATGGAGAAAGCGAATACAGAAATTTTGGTTCCGTTAGGAACCGAAATTGTTAAGGCTGCTTTGAATCACCCATCACCGTGCGCGTCGTTTGACTATCTTTGTAACAACACATATCAAGGCCGTgaatttgaaactaaatattgtttgaaaacttTCGTGCAAAAAATGTTTGAAGACACTGGTATAAAAATTACAGAAGATGGAATTGAAATACCGaaagtaaaaatcaaaatctgtcAGACGTATACGAAATTCATACGGCACGATCATGTTTGTAAAGATATTCATATCTGCAAGTTCTTCATGATTGGGCGATGCAATAAAGGAGATCGGTGTCCTCGTTTGCATAATCTTCGTCATACTCGCAATAATTTAGTTCTAAAAAGAAAGAACATCGACAAACTTCCGGATAGCATCGTGCTTGAACTATGCAGGCACATAGACAACCGAAACTGGACCACACTTCCTATCGTCTGCAAATTCTATAATAATGAAGCTTGCAAGCATGGCGACAGATGTCATCATTTACACATATGCAAGTTTTACATCGCGGACGACTGCAAATTCGGCGAAGCATGCAAAAGAAATCATAGGTTTCAAAGTTTGCAGACGAGGAATGTACTAGAAAACTTCGGTATTGAAAATATTCAAGAGGAAGAAATAAAGATTATCATGCAGATGGCTGTCAAGAAAAGGCGTGCGTATGAAAAGAAAAACGGTAGCAATAGTCCTATAGAGACTTTTCTTGACGCACACTTTTGA